In the genome of Pseudarthrobacter sp. IC2-21, one region contains:
- a CDS encoding VOC family protein — protein MPAPESTPGAPCWIDLMTSDIAKARHFYGELFGWEYQAGDEEKYGGYTTARKNGKMVAGLMQKDAEQAGMPDMWSTYLRSDDAAATAAAVTANGGQVFMPPMDVPEQGHMAVFGDASGAAVGVWQPREMRGYELVAEPGAAAWHELHTKDYDAAVRFYQNVFNWDTDVMSDTPEFRYTTLGAGDSAKAGIMDASAYLPAEVPSNWQVYFNVEDTDASIEKAVSMGATVLDGPQDSPFGRVAMLADPTGAIFKIIA, from the coding sequence ATGCCTGCACCTGAGAGCACCCCCGGCGCACCCTGCTGGATTGACCTGATGACGTCAGATATCGCCAAAGCGCGCCACTTCTACGGTGAACTCTTCGGCTGGGAGTACCAGGCCGGAGACGAGGAAAAGTATGGCGGCTACACCACTGCCCGGAAGAACGGCAAGATGGTGGCCGGCCTCATGCAGAAGGATGCGGAACAGGCTGGCATGCCGGACATGTGGTCCACCTACCTCCGATCGGACGACGCGGCGGCCACCGCCGCAGCAGTGACAGCCAACGGGGGTCAGGTGTTCATGCCGCCCATGGATGTCCCGGAACAGGGCCATATGGCGGTCTTCGGCGACGCCTCGGGCGCGGCCGTGGGTGTGTGGCAGCCCCGTGAAATGCGGGGGTATGAACTGGTTGCCGAGCCCGGTGCTGCCGCGTGGCATGAACTTCACACCAAGGACTACGACGCCGCCGTCAGGTTTTACCAAAACGTCTTCAATTGGGATACGGACGTCATGAGTGACACCCCGGAATTCCGCTACACCACCCTGGGCGCCGGAGATTCCGCCAAGGCAGGCATCATGGACGCGTCCGCCTACCTGCCGGCCGAGGTTCCATCGAACTGGCAGGTCTACTTCAATGTGGAAGACACCGACGCCTCGATCGAAAAGGCCGTGTCCATGGGCGCCACCGTCCTCGACGGCCCCCAGGACTCTCCTTTCGGACGCGTGGCCATGCTGGCGGACCCCACCGGAGCAATCTTCAAAATCATTGCGTAA
- a CDS encoding NAD(P)H-quinone oxidoreductase → MKAVYIAEPGGPEVLEVRQVSDPVPGQGEVLIDVVAAGLNRADVQQRRGFYPPPPGASEIPGLEVSGRIAGFGPGVAKAFSVGDKVVALLAGGGYAEKVAVPAEQVLRIPDGVDLVTAASLPEVTATVYSNLIMTAQLQPGETVLIHGATGGIGTMAIQLAKAFGAKVATTAGTDEKVGTAKAFLGADIAINYKEEDFPDSLRRQNEGKGADVILDVVGAKYLAQNVDALADYGRLVVIGLQGGAKGELDLGQLLRKRAAVVATALRPRPVEEKGAIMSAVRESVWPLIADGRIRPLVAKTFPLEQVSEAHRYFDSGDHVGKILLVM, encoded by the coding sequence ATGAAAGCCGTCTACATCGCCGAACCGGGTGGCCCGGAGGTGCTGGAAGTCCGCCAAGTTAGCGACCCGGTCCCCGGGCAGGGCGAAGTGTTGATCGACGTCGTCGCTGCGGGCCTGAACCGCGCAGACGTCCAGCAGCGGCGGGGCTTTTATCCGCCGCCGCCCGGCGCATCGGAGATCCCCGGGCTCGAGGTCTCGGGCAGGATCGCAGGCTTCGGTCCCGGCGTCGCCAAGGCCTTCTCGGTGGGAGACAAGGTTGTGGCCCTGCTGGCCGGCGGGGGTTACGCGGAAAAGGTTGCCGTGCCCGCCGAGCAGGTACTGAGGATTCCCGACGGCGTTGACCTGGTCACTGCCGCGTCCTTGCCGGAGGTGACGGCCACGGTGTATTCGAACCTGATCATGACGGCCCAGCTGCAGCCGGGCGAGACCGTCCTGATCCACGGCGCCACCGGGGGCATCGGCACCATGGCCATCCAGCTGGCCAAGGCCTTCGGCGCCAAGGTGGCCACCACTGCAGGGACAGACGAGAAAGTGGGTACGGCCAAGGCTTTCCTGGGCGCGGACATTGCCATCAATTACAAAGAGGAAGACTTTCCGGACAGCCTGCGCCGTCAGAACGAGGGCAAGGGAGCCGACGTCATCCTCGACGTCGTAGGGGCCAAGTACCTGGCGCAAAACGTTGATGCGCTCGCCGATTACGGCCGGTTGGTGGTGATTGGACTGCAGGGCGGCGCCAAGGGGGAGCTGGATCTCGGCCAGCTCCTGCGCAAACGCGCCGCCGTGGTGGCCACGGCCCTGCGGCCGCGCCCGGTCGAGGAGAAGGGCGCCATCATGAGTGCGGTGCGCGAATCGGTCTGGCCGCTGATTGCTGACGGCAGGATCCGCCCGTTGGTGGCTAAGACCTTCCCGCTCGAGCAGGTCAGCGAAGCGCACCGCTACTTCGACAGCGGCGATCACGTGGGCAAGATCCTGCTGGTGATGTAA
- a CDS encoding PadR family transcriptional regulator, protein MSIRHSLLALLQDQPRYGYQLRVEFENRTGATWPLNIGQVYTTLDRLERDGLVSNDGGDGEGHVVYSITTAGKAEVEGWFAAPVERANPPRNELAIKLALAVTLPGVDVQAIIQAQRVASIRALQDYTKSRRDTAATQRAADTAWLLVLDSLIFQTEAEVRWLDLCEARMVQQAQAASLGATGQAGTRKSSNGVTPEEAHPLSAEKRR, encoded by the coding sequence GTGTCCATCCGCCACAGCCTCCTCGCCCTGCTGCAGGACCAGCCGCGCTATGGCTACCAGCTCCGCGTTGAGTTCGAGAACCGCACCGGCGCCACCTGGCCGCTGAACATCGGGCAGGTCTACACAACCCTGGACCGCTTGGAACGCGACGGGCTGGTCAGCAACGACGGCGGCGACGGCGAAGGCCACGTGGTCTACAGCATCACTACGGCAGGGAAGGCTGAGGTGGAGGGCTGGTTTGCCGCCCCCGTGGAGCGCGCCAACCCGCCGCGCAATGAGCTCGCCATTAAACTCGCGCTCGCGGTCACTCTTCCGGGCGTGGATGTGCAGGCCATCATCCAGGCACAGCGGGTGGCCTCCATCCGCGCGCTCCAGGACTACACCAAGTCCCGGCGGGACACCGCCGCTACTCAGCGGGCGGCGGACACCGCCTGGCTGCTGGTGCTCGATTCGCTGATCTTCCAGACTGAAGCGGAGGTCCGCTGGCTGGACCTGTGTGAAGCGAGGATGGTGCAGCAGGCGCAGGCTGCCTCCCTGGGCGCGACCGGCCAGGCGGGTACCCGCAAATCGTCCAACGGGGTCACGCCGGAAGAGGCTCACCCGCTCTCAGCGGAAAAGCGGAGGTAA
- a CDS encoding carbon starvation CstA family protein — MANRPEEPAGSAKRGGPLTASPDLPPTAVDDAVREAEENKWTPAKIALWAAIALLGGVAWFMVAIIRGETVNAIWFVFASVCTYLIGYRFYSKVIERYITKPDDRRATPAEYKADGKDYVRTDRNVLFGHHFAAIAGAGPLVGPILAAQMGYLPGTIWIIIGVVLAGAVQDYVVMFFSMRRGGRSLGQMAREELGVIGGTAALIATLLIMVIIVAILALVVVNALAESPWGVFSVGMTIPIALFMGVYLRFLRPGKIMEVSLIGFVLLMAAIIGGGLVANTEWGAAFFTLDKVTIAWGLIVYGFIAAILPVWLLLAPRDYLSTFMKIGVIVMLALAIIVVRPEITVPAFSEFASRDNGPVFPGALFPFLFVTIACGALSGFHALISSGTTPKLVEKERQTRYIGYGGMLMESFVAIMALVAAISIDRGLYFAMNSPAALTGGTVETAAAWVNSLGLSGVNIGPELLAETAKNVGEESIVSRTGGAPTLAVGLAHIMQQFVGGTAMMAFWYHFAIMFEALFILTAVDAGTRVARFMLQDSIGNFAPKFKEHSWRPGAWLCTAIMVAAWGLVLLMGVTDPLGGINTLFPLFGIANQLLAAIALSVCLAIVAKRGNFKYLWIVAVPLAFAAVVTITASYQKIFSSTPAVGYFANNAAFSKALADGKTEFGTAKSVAAMEAVVRNTAIQGWLSVIFVVLSIIVIAMAVVATIKAFRNQQSGITNQDNEDPALPSRVFAPAGLVPTPAEKELLAEWDKVPAELRFERAGHN, encoded by the coding sequence ATGGCCAACAGGCCTGAGGAACCGGCAGGTTCAGCGAAACGGGGCGGTCCGCTGACGGCCAGCCCGGACCTGCCACCCACCGCAGTGGATGACGCTGTGCGGGAGGCTGAAGAGAACAAATGGACGCCGGCCAAGATCGCCCTCTGGGCAGCCATCGCGCTGCTCGGCGGTGTGGCCTGGTTTATGGTGGCCATCATCCGGGGCGAGACGGTGAACGCCATCTGGTTCGTTTTTGCCTCGGTTTGTACGTACCTGATTGGTTACCGCTTCTACTCCAAGGTCATCGAGCGGTACATCACCAAACCCGATGACCGCCGCGCCACACCGGCCGAGTACAAGGCCGACGGGAAAGACTACGTCCGGACGGACCGCAACGTCCTGTTTGGACACCACTTCGCCGCCATTGCCGGCGCGGGTCCGCTGGTGGGGCCGATCCTGGCCGCCCAGATGGGCTACCTGCCCGGAACCATCTGGATCATCATCGGTGTTGTCCTCGCCGGAGCGGTTCAGGACTACGTGGTGATGTTCTTCTCGATGCGCCGCGGCGGCCGCTCCCTGGGCCAGATGGCGCGCGAAGAGCTCGGCGTCATCGGCGGCACGGCTGCACTGATAGCCACACTCCTGATCATGGTCATCATCGTCGCCATCCTGGCCCTCGTGGTGGTCAACGCCCTGGCGGAAAGCCCCTGGGGTGTCTTCTCGGTGGGCATGACCATCCCGATCGCCCTGTTCATGGGTGTTTACCTCCGCTTCCTGCGCCCCGGCAAGATCATGGAAGTCTCCCTGATCGGCTTCGTGCTGCTGATGGCCGCCATCATCGGCGGCGGCCTGGTGGCCAACACCGAATGGGGTGCCGCATTCTTCACCCTGGACAAGGTCACCATCGCCTGGGGCCTCATCGTCTATGGTTTCATCGCCGCCATCCTGCCGGTCTGGCTGCTGCTGGCGCCGCGTGACTACCTTTCCACGTTCATGAAGATCGGCGTGATCGTGATGCTCGCGCTGGCCATCATCGTGGTCCGCCCCGAGATCACAGTTCCGGCCTTCAGCGAATTCGCGAGCCGGGACAACGGGCCGGTCTTCCCTGGCGCGCTGTTCCCGTTCCTGTTTGTGACCATCGCCTGTGGCGCCCTGTCCGGGTTCCATGCGCTGATCTCGTCCGGCACCACACCGAAGCTGGTGGAGAAGGAACGCCAGACGCGCTACATCGGCTACGGCGGCATGCTCATGGAGTCTTTCGTGGCCATCATGGCCCTGGTTGCGGCCATCTCCATTGACCGCGGACTCTATTTCGCCATGAACTCGCCTGCCGCCCTCACCGGCGGGACGGTGGAAACCGCGGCCGCCTGGGTCAACAGCCTGGGGCTGTCCGGCGTGAACATCGGCCCGGAGCTGCTTGCCGAGACGGCGAAGAACGTGGGCGAGGAAAGCATCGTGTCCCGCACCGGCGGCGCACCCACCCTCGCTGTGGGCCTGGCCCACATCATGCAGCAGTTCGTCGGCGGTACGGCAATGATGGCGTTCTGGTATCACTTCGCCATCATGTTCGAGGCGCTGTTCATCCTGACCGCAGTCGACGCCGGAACGCGCGTGGCGCGCTTTATGCTGCAGGACTCCATCGGTAACTTTGCCCCGAAGTTCAAGGAACATTCCTGGCGCCCCGGTGCCTGGCTGTGCACAGCCATTATGGTGGCAGCCTGGGGTCTGGTGCTCCTGATGGGTGTGACGGATCCGCTCGGTGGCATCAATACGCTGTTCCCGCTGTTCGGCATCGCCAACCAGTTGCTGGCCGCCATTGCGCTCTCCGTCTGCCTGGCCATTGTGGCCAAACGGGGGAACTTCAAGTACCTGTGGATCGTAGCGGTGCCGCTGGCGTTTGCGGCTGTGGTGACCATCACCGCCAGCTACCAGAAGATCTTCTCGTCCACCCCGGCGGTCGGTTATTTCGCCAACAATGCGGCGTTCAGCAAGGCCCTTGCCGACGGCAAGACCGAGTTCGGGACGGCCAAGAGCGTGGCCGCCATGGAAGCGGTGGTGCGCAACACCGCCATCCAGGGCTGGCTGTCCGTGATCTTTGTGGTGCTCAGCATCATTGTGATCGCCATGGCGGTTGTGGCCACCATCAAGGCCTTCCGGAACCAGCAGTCGGGGATCACCAACCAGGACAACGAGGACCCGGCCCTTCCGTCCCGCGTCTTCGCTCCTGCCGGGCTGGTTCCCACGCCGGCTGAAAAGGAACTGCTGGCCGAATGGGACAAGGTGCCCGCCGAGCTGCGGTTTGAAAGGGCTGGGCACAACTAA
- a CDS encoding YbdD/YjiX family protein — MSAGLAAVASGFRGFARYLGGVMGADAYAKYLEHWQAAGHQEPPMTEREFWRDHTDRQDSNPQGRCC; from the coding sequence ATGAGTGCCGGCCTGGCCGCTGTTGCCAGTGGCTTCCGTGGTTTCGCCCGGTACTTGGGCGGCGTTATGGGGGCGGATGCGTATGCCAAGTACCTTGAGCACTGGCAGGCGGCCGGGCACCAGGAGCCGCCGATGACGGAGCGGGAGTTCTGGCGGGACCATACGGACCGCCAGGACTCCAACCCCCAGGGGCGGTGCTGCTGA
- a CDS encoding bacterial proteasome activator family protein translates to MSDPKDTQPDDIPVEGTMLEDGGPAEPVVAGPVPTGPAAAGGGPGKPKGSNLQDLVDEPAKVMRIGTMIRQLLEEVKSAPLDEAARGRLAEIHERSIKELEDGLAPELVDELERISLPFPEDATPSDAELRIAQAQLVGWLEGLFHGIQTAIAAQHAAREHAVAQMQLKQLPPGTMIAPGVVIGENGEPQRATAGQRPGAPTPGRPEDPDHGPGQYL, encoded by the coding sequence ATGAGCGATCCGAAAGACACTCAGCCTGACGATATCCCCGTGGAGGGCACCATGCTCGAGGACGGGGGCCCGGCCGAGCCGGTGGTTGCCGGGCCAGTCCCAACCGGTCCGGCTGCTGCCGGCGGCGGCCCGGGCAAACCAAAAGGCAGCAACCTGCAGGACTTGGTGGACGAGCCCGCCAAGGTGATGCGGATCGGGACCATGATCCGGCAGCTCCTGGAGGAAGTTAAGTCGGCGCCGCTGGACGAGGCCGCCCGCGGACGCCTGGCCGAGATTCATGAGCGGTCCATCAAGGAGCTGGAGGACGGGCTTGCCCCGGAACTGGTGGATGAACTGGAACGGATAAGCCTTCCGTTCCCGGAGGATGCCACACCGTCGGACGCCGAGCTCCGGATCGCCCAGGCTCAGCTGGTGGGGTGGCTGGAGGGTCTTTTCCACGGTATCCAGACGGCCATCGCGGCCCAGCATGCGGCGCGGGAGCATGCCGTCGCGCAGATGCAGCTCAAGCAGCTGCCGCCGGGCACCATGATCGCTCCGGGAGTGGTCATCGGAGAGAACGGTGAACCGCAGCGGGCCACCGCCGGTCAGCGTCCCGGCGCACCCACACCCGGCCGCCCGGAAGACCCGGACCACGGCCCCGGACAGTACCTCTAG
- a CDS encoding Hpt domain-containing protein: MDTNALPLLDRGVLQKLRDGLDDEDVCKHFVLNFIALLPDRAEKVRLTLTTGDLRGALDAVLSLKSSSQMVGAERLAEFATDLEHCLRVDTRHAEPARLLPQLAAANISRITKCGRQTTDLLQKYVA, encoded by the coding sequence ATGGACACCAATGCTTTACCGCTACTGGATCGGGGAGTTCTGCAAAAGCTGCGGGACGGTCTCGACGACGAAGATGTCTGCAAGCACTTCGTCCTGAACTTCATTGCACTCTTGCCCGACCGGGCTGAAAAAGTCCGCCTCACGCTGACCACCGGTGATCTGAGGGGCGCTCTGGATGCCGTCCTCAGCCTCAAGTCGTCGAGCCAGATGGTGGGCGCGGAACGCCTCGCAGAGTTTGCGACCGACCTGGAGCACTGCCTCCGGGTTGATACCCGCCATGCCGAACCCGCGAGGCTGCTCCCGCAGTTGGCGGCTGCCAACATTTCACGGATCACCAAATGCGGCAGGCAGACTACAGACCTGCTGCAGAAATACGTCGCGTGA
- a CDS encoding nuclear transport factor 2 family protein: MTDRDEFLAWVKTDLYEAELALHNGDSGPRRRLWSRSEPVSVLGAWRNAYGQRELDELFTSLEQSFSACTAYAFELQAYDVAGDMAYTAGLEHISVSVDGGPRTFTLRATQVYRREHGDWKVAHRHGDTVGG; encoded by the coding sequence ATGACCGATCGCGATGAATTCCTGGCGTGGGTTAAAACCGACCTTTACGAAGCGGAACTCGCGCTGCACAACGGCGATTCCGGCCCGCGACGCAGGCTTTGGTCCCGGAGCGAACCCGTGAGCGTGCTGGGGGCGTGGCGGAACGCTTATGGGCAGCGTGAACTGGACGAACTGTTTACTTCCCTCGAACAGAGCTTCTCGGCCTGCACCGCCTACGCCTTTGAGTTGCAGGCGTATGACGTGGCCGGCGACATGGCCTATACCGCAGGGCTCGAACACATCTCGGTCTCGGTCGACGGCGGCCCGCGCACCTTCACGCTGCGGGCCACACAGGTCTACCGGCGCGAACACGGCGACTGGAAAGTGGCCCACCGGCATGGCGACACCGTTGGTGGATGA
- a CDS encoding alpha/beta hydrolase: MTARPLPARSRSMGSALRAAGALVLALTLASCSLLGGNKPDTAPATGKADPSIVASAPAGLDSYYSQQVVWEACENGFQCAKVTVPMDYAKPDGDKIQLAALRAPSTGKKQGSLLVNPGGPGGSGYDFVKDAAGTHFSQSVRANYDLVGFDPRGVKRSAPVTCMTDAERDAARAKIYDLQTDSGLATALADNKAIAEQCAAQTGPSLGHIDTISAAKDLDILRAVVNDAKLNYLGYSYGTFLGSTYASLFPNNVGRMVLDGALDPSISNEELTMGQAVAFEKAIRSYVANCLQNDGCPLSGTVDSGVQQIRGIINSVQETPRPAKDGRMVNATMFVSGLITPLYNDQSWPALTQALAAAATGDVSLMLRLADLGADRGSNGKYTSNSTFAFNAINCLDYPMVSDTASMRAEEQRLRQASPTLGYYFAYGGTNCVDWPYKNVRTPAPVEYTGQSPIVVVGTTGDPATPVEWAASLRKQLGNASLMTWRGEGHTAYGRANSCLEDAVDSYFVDGKVPADNTVC; this comes from the coding sequence ATGACTGCTCGCCCCCTGCCCGCACGCTCCCGATCCATGGGGAGCGCACTGCGGGCTGCCGGCGCCCTGGTTCTGGCTCTGACGCTGGCATCGTGCAGCCTCCTTGGCGGCAACAAGCCGGACACTGCGCCCGCCACCGGGAAGGCAGACCCCTCCATTGTGGCTTCCGCGCCCGCCGGGCTCGACTCCTACTACTCCCAGCAGGTGGTGTGGGAAGCCTGCGAGAACGGCTTCCAGTGCGCCAAGGTGACCGTGCCGATGGACTACGCGAAGCCTGACGGGGACAAGATCCAGCTCGCCGCCCTGCGGGCTCCGAGCACCGGCAAGAAGCAGGGGAGCCTGCTGGTCAACCCCGGCGGCCCGGGAGGCTCCGGCTACGACTTCGTCAAGGACGCCGCCGGCACGCACTTTTCGCAGTCCGTCCGCGCCAACTACGATCTGGTTGGCTTTGATCCCCGCGGCGTCAAACGCTCCGCCCCCGTGACGTGCATGACAGATGCGGAGCGGGATGCGGCGCGCGCCAAAATCTACGACCTCCAAACAGACTCCGGGCTGGCCACCGCGCTGGCGGACAACAAAGCCATCGCCGAACAGTGCGCGGCGCAGACCGGTCCCTCACTCGGGCATATCGACACCATCAGCGCCGCCAAGGACCTGGACATCCTGCGCGCCGTGGTGAACGACGCCAAGCTGAACTACCTGGGGTACTCCTACGGCACCTTCCTCGGTTCCACCTACGCCTCGCTGTTCCCGAACAACGTGGGCCGGATGGTCCTGGACGGCGCCCTTGATCCGTCCATCAGCAATGAGGAACTGACAATGGGCCAGGCCGTCGCCTTCGAGAAGGCCATCAGGTCCTACGTCGCCAACTGCCTCCAGAATGACGGCTGCCCCCTCAGCGGCACCGTGGACAGCGGTGTCCAGCAGATCCGCGGCATCATCAACTCCGTCCAGGAGACTCCGCGCCCGGCAAAGGACGGCCGCATGGTCAACGCCACGATGTTCGTCAGTGGCCTGATCACGCCTCTCTACAACGATCAGAGCTGGCCCGCCCTCACGCAGGCACTTGCGGCCGCTGCCACCGGTGACGTGAGCCTGATGCTCCGGCTGGCGGACCTCGGCGCCGACCGCGGCTCCAACGGAAAATACACCTCCAATTCCACCTTCGCCTTCAACGCCATCAACTGTCTGGACTACCCCATGGTCTCGGACACGGCCTCCATGCGCGCCGAAGAGCAGCGGCTGCGCCAGGCTTCACCCACCCTGGGCTACTACTTCGCCTACGGCGGCACCAACTGCGTTGACTGGCCTTATAAGAATGTGCGGACCCCGGCCCCGGTCGAGTACACCGGGCAGTCCCCCATCGTTGTCGTCGGGACCACCGGAGACCCCGCAACTCCGGTGGAATGGGCCGCATCGCTGCGTAAGCAGCTGGGAAACGCCTCACTGATGACGTGGCGGGGCGAGGGCCATACCGCCTACGGGCGGGCGAACAGCTGTCTTGAGGACGCGGTGGACAGCTACTTCGTGGACGGCAAGGTTCCGGCCGACAATACGGTGTGTTAG
- a CDS encoding DNA polymerase III subunit delta' — MTVWDDLQGQPAVVEQLRQATLGEGLTHAWLFTGPPGSGRSNAAKAFAAALNCDQEDVTRRGCGECHACQTILGETHSDVTFVRTEKVTITIDEARDLVSTAGNRPSSGRWRIIVVEDADRMAERTTNVLLKAIEEPTPRTIWMLCAPSPADVLVTIRSRCRAVALRLPPAADVAALLVKRDGVEPALAERAARAAQSHVGIARRLARDPEARERRMETVKFPLGLRGVTAAVMMADKLVKIATAEANSSNEERDAAEKAALLATLGAPESGTLPPSMRSQIRQLEEDQKRRAKRSITDSLDRTLTDLLSFYRDVLIIQLGNSVELVNVELRSELEEFAGRSAPETTLARMDAINKARQRITTTNVAPLLTIESMAASLI; from the coding sequence ATGACCGTATGGGATGACCTCCAGGGCCAGCCCGCCGTCGTCGAACAGTTGCGGCAGGCAACCCTCGGTGAGGGCCTGACCCATGCGTGGCTGTTCACGGGACCGCCCGGTTCCGGGCGCTCCAACGCCGCCAAGGCCTTCGCAGCGGCGCTCAACTGCGACCAGGAGGATGTGACCCGGCGCGGCTGCGGCGAATGCCACGCCTGCCAGACCATCCTCGGCGAGACCCATTCGGACGTCACCTTCGTCCGGACCGAGAAAGTCACCATCACCATCGACGAGGCCCGCGACCTGGTGTCCACGGCAGGCAACCGGCCGTCCTCGGGGCGCTGGCGGATCATCGTGGTGGAAGACGCGGACCGCATGGCCGAACGCACCACCAACGTCCTGCTGAAGGCGATCGAGGAACCTACCCCGCGGACCATTTGGATGCTGTGCGCGCCATCACCCGCCGACGTGCTGGTGACCATCCGGTCCCGCTGCCGTGCCGTGGCCCTGCGCCTGCCCCCGGCCGCCGACGTCGCGGCGTTGCTGGTCAAGCGCGACGGCGTGGAACCGGCCCTCGCTGAACGCGCGGCCCGCGCCGCGCAGAGTCACGTGGGGATTGCCCGCCGGCTGGCGCGGGATCCGGAGGCTCGCGAACGCCGGATGGAGACCGTGAAGTTCCCGCTGGGGCTGCGCGGGGTCACCGCGGCGGTGATGATGGCGGACAAGCTCGTAAAGATCGCCACGGCCGAGGCGAACAGTTCCAATGAAGAGCGCGACGCCGCGGAGAAGGCGGCGCTGCTGGCCACCTTGGGCGCCCCTGAGTCCGGGACGCTGCCTCCGTCCATGCGGAGCCAGATCCGGCAGCTGGAGGAGGACCAGAAACGCCGGGCCAAGCGGTCCATCACCGATTCGTTGGACCGGACCCTCACTGACCTGCTTTCCTTTTACCGGGACGTGCTGATCATCCAGCTGGGGAACAGTGTTGAGCTGGTGAACGTTGAGCTCAGGAGTGAACTGGAGGAATTTGCCGGCCGGTCTGCCCCGGAGACCACGCTTGCCCGCATGGACGCCATCAATAAAGCCCGCCAACGCATCACCACCACCAACGTTGCTCCGCTGTTGACCATTGAGTCCATGGCAGCCAGCCTGATCTAG
- the tmk gene encoding dTMP kinase, translating into MTTTNSPGLFIAFEGGDGAGKSTQAALLAEALESRGLTVLRTREPGGTPIGEKLRSLVLDHGHGHIDAHTEALIFAASRAAHASQVIRPALERGEVVLTDRYIDSSVAYQGAGRDLGADAVRSLNEWATSGLQPDLTVLLDVDPAVGRRRRTAGAAAEDRLESEADEFHTTIRDAFLDLAAGRPEAYLVLPAHLPVADLAARILASVDSLLTTARGAA; encoded by the coding sequence GTGACCACCACCAACAGCCCTGGACTTTTCATCGCCTTTGAAGGCGGTGACGGCGCCGGGAAATCCACGCAGGCGGCCCTGCTGGCCGAGGCCCTGGAATCACGCGGCCTGACGGTCCTGCGGACCCGGGAACCGGGCGGGACACCCATCGGCGAGAAGCTGCGTTCCCTCGTCCTGGATCACGGCCACGGCCACATTGACGCCCATACCGAGGCCCTCATTTTTGCTGCCTCCCGCGCCGCCCACGCCAGCCAGGTGATCCGTCCGGCGCTGGAGCGGGGTGAGGTGGTCCTGACTGACCGCTACATCGATTCGTCCGTGGCCTATCAGGGAGCCGGCCGCGATCTCGGCGCCGATGCCGTGCGTTCGCTCAACGAGTGGGCCACTTCCGGGCTGCAGCCGGACCTGACGGTGTTGTTGGACGTGGACCCGGCCGTCGGCCGACGCAGGCGGACTGCCGGTGCCGCCGCGGAGGACCGGCTCGAATCCGAAGCTGACGAGTTCCACACCACCATCCGTGACGCCTTCCTCGATCTTGCTGCCGGCCGCCCGGAAGCGTACCTCGTCCTGCCGGCCCACCTGCCCGTCGCCGACCTCGCGGCGCGGATCCTGGCGAGCGTCGACTCCCTGCTGACGACGGCGCGGGGTGCCGCATGA